A region from the Achromobacter seleniivolatilans genome encodes:
- a CDS encoding PepSY domain-containing protein gives MIRRKQGGILLSGCALALALIAGPVSGLAGESDHERARQALQAGKVLPLGAVLDIVERDFPGQVIKVEFEEDDDEFIYEIRVLQSGGGILKLKIDARDGSLLAVKGRDIKFKSKD, from the coding sequence ATGATCCGGCGTAAGCAGGGCGGCATCCTGCTGTCGGGTTGCGCGCTGGCGTTGGCGCTGATTGCCGGGCCGGTCAGCGGGCTGGCGGGCGAAAGCGATCATGAACGCGCGCGCCAAGCCCTGCAAGCAGGCAAGGTCTTGCCGCTGGGAGCCGTGTTGGACATCGTCGAACGCGATTTTCCCGGGCAGGTGATCAAGGTCGAATTCGAAGAGGATGACGACGAATTCATCTACGAGATCCGCGTGCTGCAAAGCGGCGGAGGCATACTCAAGCTGAAGATCGACGCGCGCGACGGCAGCTTGCTGGCCGTCAAAGGCCGCGACATCAAATTCAAGAGCAAAGACTGA
- a CDS encoding class I SAM-dependent methyltransferase, which yields MTAPELHWEEDNTPHSARWRSETGATPPKRVVVADDKTTADTAYRLACEGVGLLWRGDFQNARQLLQAITRRVDKRPRKPVETLLEAFNQHRQIQSQRARILGMLLIPFDAGHGISLRRAPDARQACEEAHGPANEPYVASMRELLGLIGAFEWRKKGVEIPVLNNRIHPHYGVFSPLRGEYVDLVAHTPMPRGSVAFDIGTGTGVLAAVLARRGGKRVIATDQDPRALACARENLERLGLSKQVDVIEADLFPEGRVSLIVCNPPWLPARPSSPVEQAVYDPDSRMLRGFLNGLKEHLTPNGEGWLILSDLAEHLGLRTREQLLEMIQQAGLRVEERIDTRPIHARAKDANDPLYAARSKEVTSLWRLMAA from the coding sequence TTGACCGCCCCCGAGTTGCACTGGGAAGAAGACAACACGCCGCATTCCGCCCGCTGGCGCTCCGAAACCGGCGCTACGCCGCCCAAGCGCGTGGTGGTAGCGGACGACAAGACGACGGCCGACACGGCGTACCGTCTGGCATGCGAAGGCGTAGGCCTGTTGTGGCGCGGCGACTTCCAAAATGCGCGCCAACTGCTGCAAGCCATCACTCGCCGCGTCGACAAGCGTCCGCGCAAGCCGGTGGAAACCTTGCTGGAAGCCTTTAACCAGCATCGCCAGATTCAGTCCCAGCGCGCCCGCATCCTGGGCATGCTGCTGATTCCGTTCGACGCCGGCCACGGCATTTCGCTGCGCCGCGCGCCCGACGCGCGGCAAGCCTGCGAAGAGGCCCACGGCCCGGCCAACGAGCCCTACGTGGCGTCGATGCGCGAGCTGCTTGGCCTGATCGGCGCCTTTGAATGGCGCAAGAAGGGCGTAGAGATTCCCGTTCTGAACAATCGCATCCACCCGCACTACGGCGTGTTTTCGCCGTTGCGCGGCGAATATGTGGATCTGGTCGCACACACCCCCATGCCGCGCGGCAGCGTCGCCTTTGATATCGGCACCGGCACCGGCGTGCTGGCCGCCGTGCTGGCGCGCCGGGGCGGCAAGCGTGTGATTGCCACCGACCAAGATCCCCGCGCACTGGCTTGCGCCCGCGAAAACCTGGAACGGCTGGGCCTGTCCAAGCAGGTCGACGTCATCGAGGCAGACCTGTTTCCCGAAGGCCGGGTATCACTGATCGTCTGCAACCCGCCGTGGCTGCCCGCCCGCCCCAGCTCGCCCGTCGAGCAGGCCGTCTATGACCCCGACAGCCGCATGCTGCGCGGTTTCCTCAACGGCCTGAAAGAGCATCTGACGCCCAACGGCGAAGGCTGGCTGATCTTGTCGGATCTGGCGGAACACCTGGGCCTGCGCACGCGTGAACAGCTGCTTGAAATGATCCAGCAGGCTGGCCTTCGTGTAGAAGAGCGCATCGACACGCGCCCCATCCATGCACGCGCCAAAGACGCCAACGACCCGCTGTACGCGGCGCGTTCCAAAGAAGTCACGTCCTTGTGGCGTTTGATGGCCGCTTGA
- the murI gene encoding glutamate racemase, which yields MHPESFIGVYDSGVGGLSVLRAIRDALPHESLLYVADSAHVPYGEKTQEFVEQRANTLADYFVSRQAKAMVVACNTATAAAIAQLRRRHPGLIIIGVEPAIKPAAHLTHTGVIGVFATTGTLASPKFAALVQREAPEVRILLRPCPEWVRLVEQGVLTGQDADAAVRAPVEELRAAGADVLVLGCTHFPFLRDAIQAAAGPGVPLLETGAPVARWLRHQLQERGLLRQEGQGQLLFETTGDPAALTELASRLLGQPLTADATPAQWR from the coding sequence ATGCATCCTGAATCTTTTATCGGCGTCTACGACTCTGGCGTCGGCGGCTTGAGCGTGTTGCGCGCCATCCGCGACGCCTTGCCCCATGAATCCCTGCTTTACGTGGCGGACTCCGCCCACGTCCCCTACGGCGAAAAGACGCAGGAGTTTGTTGAGCAGCGCGCCAACACGCTGGCCGACTATTTCGTGTCGCGCCAGGCCAAGGCTATGGTCGTGGCCTGCAACACCGCCACGGCCGCCGCCATCGCTCAATTGCGCCGCCGTCATCCCGGCCTGATCATCATCGGCGTTGAGCCGGCGATCAAGCCCGCCGCGCACCTCACGCATACCGGGGTGATCGGCGTGTTTGCCACGACCGGCACTTTGGCCAGCCCCAAGTTCGCCGCGCTGGTGCAACGGGAAGCGCCCGAAGTCCGCATCTTGCTCCGGCCCTGCCCCGAATGGGTGCGGCTGGTGGAGCAAGGCGTGCTGACCGGCCAGGATGCCGACGCCGCCGTGCGGGCGCCGGTGGAAGAACTACGCGCAGCGGGCGCCGACGTGCTGGTCCTGGGCTGCACCCATTTCCCCTTTCTGCGCGATGCCATTCAGGCGGCTGCCGGCCCGGGCGTTCCCTTGCTGGAAACAGGCGCCCCGGTTGCGCGCTGGCTGCGTCATCAGTTGCAGGAACGCGGCCTGCTGCGCCAGGAAGGTCAGGGCCAACTTCTGTTTGAAACCACCGGCGACCCCGCCGCGCTGACGGAACTGGCCAGCCGTCTCTTGGGCCAGCCGCTGACGGCGGACGCCACGCCAGCGCAATGGCGCTGA
- a CDS encoding OFA family MFS transporter, giving the protein MESTAALDLPGSKPGFFDKERTIAGPGFSRWLVPPAALAIHLCIGMAYGFSVFWLPLSKVVGGAKPLACPADMSLVAELFTTSCDWKISTMGWMYTLFFVLLGCSAALWGGWLERAGPRKAGVVSALCWCGGLVISAFGVYLHQMWMLWLGSGVIGGIGLGLGYISPVSTLIKWFPDRRGMATGMAIMGFGGGAMIGAPLADVLMRHFATPTSPGVWQTFLTMAVVYFIFMMSGALGYRVPPTGWKPEGWTAPAKHANNAMITKGHVHVKRVWGVPQFWLVWLVLCLNVTAGIGILGMASPLLQEVFGGGLINKPELGYALLDKDQLAAIAAIAAGFTGLLSLFNIGGRFFWASLSDKLGRKMTYLIFFVLGFVLYAAIPWTAHIGALALFVAAFCVILSMYGGGFATVPAYLADLFGTQMVGAIHGRLLTAWSAAGIFGPVLVNYIREYQLSIGVPRAQVYDITMYILAGMLVLGFLCNLAIRPVNPKYFMTDAELAQEKALAHERAAAAETHGVGASTFRTPAALVVFAWACVGIPMAWGIWITLQKAVVLFH; this is encoded by the coding sequence ATGGAAAGTACCGCCGCCCTGGACTTGCCCGGCTCAAAGCCGGGCTTCTTCGACAAAGAACGCACAATTGCCGGTCCGGGTTTTTCCCGCTGGCTCGTGCCCCCGGCCGCACTGGCTATCCACCTATGCATCGGCATGGCCTACGGGTTCTCGGTGTTCTGGCTGCCGCTGTCCAAGGTGGTGGGCGGCGCCAAGCCGCTGGCCTGCCCCGCCGACATGAGTCTGGTGGCGGAGCTGTTCACTACCAGCTGCGACTGGAAGATTTCCACCATGGGGTGGATGTACACGCTGTTCTTTGTGCTGCTGGGCTGTTCCGCCGCGCTCTGGGGCGGCTGGCTGGAACGCGCCGGCCCCCGCAAGGCGGGCGTAGTGTCGGCCCTGTGCTGGTGCGGCGGGCTGGTTATCTCAGCCTTTGGCGTGTATTTGCACCAGATGTGGATGCTGTGGCTGGGGTCTGGGGTGATTGGCGGTATTGGCCTGGGGCTGGGGTATATCTCGCCCGTCAGCACGCTGATCAAATGGTTTCCCGACCGCCGCGGCATGGCGACCGGCATGGCCATCATGGGTTTTGGCGGCGGGGCAATGATCGGCGCGCCGCTGGCTGACGTGCTGATGCGGCATTTCGCCACGCCGACGTCACCGGGCGTGTGGCAAACCTTTTTGACCATGGCGGTGGTGTACTTCATCTTCATGATGTCCGGCGCGCTGGGCTACCGTGTGCCGCCCACCGGCTGGAAGCCCGAAGGCTGGACCGCACCCGCCAAGCACGCCAATAACGCGATGATCACCAAGGGCCATGTCCATGTGAAGCGTGTCTGGGGCGTGCCGCAGTTCTGGCTGGTCTGGCTGGTTCTCTGCCTGAACGTGACGGCCGGCATCGGCATTCTGGGGATGGCGTCTCCGCTGCTGCAAGAGGTCTTCGGCGGCGGCCTGATCAATAAACCCGAGCTGGGTTATGCCTTGCTGGACAAGGATCAGCTGGCTGCCATTGCCGCCATCGCCGCGGGCTTCACCGGGCTGCTCAGTCTGTTCAACATCGGCGGCCGCTTCTTCTGGGCCAGCCTGTCGGACAAGCTGGGCCGCAAGATGACCTACCTGATCTTCTTTGTGCTGGGTTTTGTGCTGTACGCCGCGATCCCGTGGACGGCTCACATCGGCGCGCTGGCGCTGTTCGTGGCGGCATTCTGCGTGATTCTGTCGATGTACGGCGGCGGCTTCGCAACCGTTCCGGCCTATCTGGCCGACTTGTTCGGCACACAGATGGTCGGCGCCATTCACGGCCGCCTGCTCACGGCCTGGTCGGCGGCCGGTATCTTCGGACCGGTGCTGGTTAACTATATCCGGGAGTATCAGCTGTCTATCGGCGTGCCGCGCGCGCAGGTGTACGACATCACCATGTACATCCTGGCGGGCATGCTGGTGCTGGGCTTTCTGTGCAATCTGGCCATCCGCCCGGTCAACCCCAAGTACTTCATGACGGATGCCGAACTGGCCCAGGAAAAGGCGCTGGCGCACGAACGCGCGGCGGCCGCTGAAACCCATGGCGTCGGCGCCTCCACCTTCCGCACGCCGGCAGCGCTCGTCGTATTCGCCTGGGCTTGCGTGGGCATCCCCATGGCCTGGGGCATCTGGATCACGCTGCAAAAAGCGGTGGTGCTGTTTCACTAG
- a CDS encoding universal stress protein, with product MKRILIPVDGSAPSVHAVQALLDARAYDPIERVELLSVQVPLKSGKVSAGLSQADINAYYQDEGQAALVRASRLLSDAGVHFQTRVEVGAVAETIVRIAAETGADEIYMGSRGLGSVSSLFLGSIATRVLHLTELPVTLVK from the coding sequence TTGAAACGCATCCTGATCCCTGTCGACGGTTCCGCCCCTTCCGTCCATGCTGTCCAAGCCTTGCTGGACGCTCGCGCCTACGATCCGATTGAACGCGTGGAACTGTTGTCCGTTCAGGTTCCTTTGAAATCCGGCAAGGTCAGCGCAGGCCTTTCCCAAGCCGATATCAATGCCTATTACCAGGATGAAGGCCAGGCTGCATTGGTACGCGCCAGCCGCCTGCTGTCTGATGCCGGCGTGCATTTTCAGACCCGGGTCGAAGTGGGCGCCGTAGCCGAAACCATTGTGCGCATCGCCGCCGAAACCGGCGCGGACGAAATCTACATGGGATCGCGCGGGCTGGGTTCAGTGTCGTCCCTGTTCCTGGGCTCTATCGCCACCCGTGTCCTGCACCTGACGGAACTGCCCGTCACGCTGGTCAAATAA
- a CDS encoding LysR family transcriptional regulator gives MASVDLRLLRYFLAVAEESHLTKAAARLGIRQPPLSQQIRVLEKELGVTLFHRLPRGMELTESGRALLDDARNIIGLVDQAVDGVRRVSQGEAGRLIVGFTGSAAFHPFVPSVIRRFRESAPNVRLVLEESSTGELREAVSEGRVDVAFIRGAPSAGLGVIQETVLEETMLAAFPADHPAVKGRTRKRIALSELAEESLILYRRHSGPGLYDAIISACSAAGFSPRIAQEAPRMLSTLSLVAAGLGVSLVPASLRRVNIEGVVYVSVTDPVELRAPLNLIWRDAPLSGATRKLIEEVRRHRESQPEQTQA, from the coding sequence ATGGCATCCGTTGACCTGCGCCTGCTGCGCTACTTCCTGGCGGTGGCCGAGGAATCTCATCTGACCAAGGCTGCGGCCCGGCTAGGCATCCGCCAGCCGCCGTTGAGCCAGCAGATCCGCGTGCTGGAAAAGGAATTGGGCGTGACCCTGTTTCACCGGCTGCCGCGCGGCATGGAATTGACGGAAAGCGGCCGCGCGCTGCTGGACGACGCGCGCAACATCATCGGGCTGGTCGATCAGGCAGTCGATGGCGTGCGCCGGGTATCGCAGGGCGAAGCGGGGCGGCTGATCGTCGGGTTCACCGGGTCCGCAGCATTCCATCCGTTTGTGCCGTCCGTCATCCGCCGATTTCGTGAAAGCGCGCCCAACGTGCGTCTGGTGCTTGAAGAAAGCAGCACCGGCGAGCTGCGCGAGGCGGTGAGCGAAGGCCGCGTCGATGTCGCGTTTATCCGGGGAGCGCCGAGCGCGGGGCTAGGCGTGATCCAGGAAACCGTGCTGGAAGAAACCATGCTGGCGGCCTTTCCGGCGGACCATCCTGCCGTCAAGGGCCGCACGCGTAAACGTATCGCGTTGTCCGAGCTGGCCGAAGAATCGCTGATCCTGTACCGGCGCCATAGCGGCCCCGGCCTGTACGACGCCATCATTTCGGCGTGCAGCGCAGCAGGCTTCAGCCCGCGCATTGCCCAGGAAGCGCCGCGCATGCTGTCCACCTTAAGTCTGGTTGCCGCCGGGCTGGGCGTGTCACTGGTGCCAGCATCGCTGCGCCGCGTAAACATCGAAGGCGTGGTGTACGTCAGCGTGACCGATCCCGTGGAACTGCGCGCGCCACTGAACCTGATCTGGCGCGACGCGCCACTGTCCGGCGCCACTCGCAAGCTGATCGAAGAAGTGCGCCGGCACCGCGAATCGCAGCCAGAGCAAACGCAGGCTTGA
- a CDS encoding formate dehydrogenase subunit delta — protein MEIGNLIRMANRIGQFFEALPDRKEGLEGVANHIHKFWEPRMRNELLGFLQASPDGDAGVEQLHPLVLEAVTQNRERLTPAARV, from the coding sequence ATGGAAATCGGCAATCTGATTCGCATGGCCAATCGCATTGGCCAGTTCTTCGAGGCATTGCCCGACCGGAAAGAAGGTCTGGAAGGCGTGGCCAACCATATTCATAAGTTCTGGGAACCGCGCATGCGCAACGAGCTGCTGGGTTTTCTGCAAGCCAGCCCCGATGGCGATGCCGGAGTCGAACAGTTGCATCCGCTGGTGTTGGAAGCAGTGACCCAGAACCGGGAGCGTTTGACGCCTGCGGCCCGCGTATAG
- a CDS encoding sensor histidine kinase, whose amino-acid sequence MTPARPGMLGSLRLRLLAGTLAWILASVALAGWGMASLFRQHITQQLQAELTLHLNQLTAAVNTGADGRPVVDPPLSDPRLEQPLSGLYWQVDRLADGSRPIAIGAARSRSLWDQTLASPPPATPARSTAGDQSYDMSGPEGRGLTALARVLKPAEDDAAPLRLIVAADRSVLAEPIGRFNHMLAIALGTLALGLTVAAVVQVVVGLRPLARLREQLAAQNAGDVKRIDGRFPSEIQPLVDDFNKVLAMNADIVQRARTQAGNLAHAVKTPLTILANAAARGDSVPAALVNEQVGMANRQIDHHLARARAAASSGAADGRAPLLDSIQGLVRVMQRLYAQRDLKIAIAGFTPAQQFRGEQQDLQEMLGNLLDNACKWANTQVLISAEMIAPASVLMHIDDDGPGIEDHARERIFLRGVRMDEQLPGSGLGLDIVRDLAGTYGGEVHARRSPLGGLRVTLQLPAA is encoded by the coding sequence ATGACACCGGCGCGCCCAGGCATGCTGGGCTCGCTGCGGCTGCGCTTGTTGGCCGGTACGCTGGCGTGGATACTTGCGTCGGTCGCGTTGGCCGGGTGGGGCATGGCCAGTCTGTTCCGCCAGCACATCACGCAACAATTGCAGGCCGAGCTGACCTTGCATCTGAACCAGCTGACAGCTGCCGTGAATACTGGCGCGGACGGACGCCCGGTGGTGGACCCGCCGTTGAGCGACCCCCGATTGGAACAGCCCTTATCCGGTTTGTACTGGCAGGTGGACCGGCTGGCCGATGGCTCGCGGCCCATTGCCATCGGCGCAGCCCGTTCGCGATCGTTATGGGATCAGACGCTGGCGTCACCGCCGCCGGCCACCCCGGCGCGCTCCACGGCGGGCGACCAGAGCTACGACATGTCGGGTCCCGAGGGCCGGGGGCTGACGGCGCTTGCGCGCGTGTTGAAACCTGCGGAAGACGACGCTGCGCCATTGCGCCTGATCGTCGCTGCCGACCGCAGCGTATTGGCCGAACCCATCGGGCGTTTCAACCATATGCTGGCCATTGCGTTGGGAACCCTGGCCTTGGGGCTGACCGTGGCGGCGGTGGTGCAAGTGGTGGTGGGGCTGCGTCCGCTGGCCCGGCTGCGCGAACAATTGGCGGCGCAGAACGCGGGTGACGTCAAACGCATCGACGGCCGTTTTCCCAGCGAGATCCAGCCGCTCGTCGACGACTTCAACAAAGTGCTGGCAATGAACGCCGACATCGTGCAACGGGCACGCACCCAAGCCGGCAATCTGGCCCACGCGGTCAAGACGCCGCTTACCATTCTGGCCAACGCTGCGGCGCGTGGCGACAGTGTGCCGGCGGCGCTGGTCAATGAGCAGGTCGGCATGGCCAACCGCCAGATTGATCACCACCTGGCGCGAGCCCGGGCCGCGGCGTCTTCGGGCGCGGCCGATGGGCGAGCGCCCTTGCTGGATTCGATTCAGGGCTTGGTGCGCGTCATGCAGCGCCTATATGCGCAACGTGATCTGAAGATTGCCATCGCCGGCTTTACGCCTGCGCAGCAGTTCCGGGGCGAGCAGCAGGACTTGCAGGAAATGCTGGGAAACCTGCTGGATAACGCCTGCAAATGGGCGAATACCCAGGTGTTGATCAGCGCGGAAATGATTGCACCCGCGAGCGTGCTGATGCATATCGATGACGATGGCCCAGGTATTGAAGATCATGCACGCGAACGCATTTTCTTGCGGGGCGTGCGGATGGATGAACAACTGCCGGGATCGGGGCTGGGCTTGGATATTGTGCGCGATCTGGCGGGCACCTATGGCGGCGAGGTGCATGCCCGCCGCTCGCCGTTGGGTGGTTTACGCGTGACCTTGCAACTGCCTGCTGCCTGA
- a CDS encoding PepSY domain-containing protein codes for MTRIQKTLAALAIGASALVAGTAVHAQAAAPTAQTAPAATSAAAPMLTIRQVYDKMEAAGYRNISEIERSSKHGYEVKAYDPQGQRVKLRVDPQSGAVTRSRFDD; via the coding sequence ATGACGCGCATTCAAAAAACCCTGGCCGCACTCGCAATTGGCGCAAGCGCCCTGGTCGCCGGCACCGCCGTTCATGCCCAGGCCGCCGCGCCCACGGCCCAAACCGCGCCCGCCGCAACCAGCGCCGCCGCGCCCATGCTGACGATCCGGCAGGTCTACGACAAGATGGAGGCCGCTGGCTATCGCAATATTTCCGAAATTGAGCGCTCCAGCAAGCACGGCTATGAAGTCAAAGCCTACGACCCCCAGGGCCAGCGCGTGAAATTGCGCGTGGACCCGCAGTCGGGCGCGGTCACGCGCAGCCGCTTCGACGACTGA
- a CDS encoding chromate transporter, giving the protein MIHTLIALALIFSQLSVLAFGGGNTILPEMQRQVVEVHGWMTAADFSALFALGQAAPGPNLMVVTLVGWHVAGWWGMLVTTIAKFGPSSLITVLALGLWERFKDRPWRGVIQAGIFPMTVGLVAASAALITEASVHTWLLGAITAVVAVLGSATRIHPLWLLFGGAVAGLVGIG; this is encoded by the coding sequence ATGATCCACACACTGATTGCGCTGGCCCTGATCTTTTCCCAGTTGTCGGTGCTGGCGTTTGGCGGCGGCAACACCATCCTGCCCGAAATGCAACGGCAGGTGGTAGAAGTGCATGGCTGGATGACAGCTGCGGATTTCTCTGCGCTATTCGCCTTGGGGCAGGCGGCGCCCGGCCCCAATCTGATGGTGGTGACGCTGGTCGGCTGGCACGTCGCGGGATGGTGGGGCATGCTGGTTACCACCATCGCCAAATTTGGCCCGTCTTCGTTGATCACCGTTCTTGCGCTCGGTTTGTGGGAACGCTTCAAGGACCGGCCATGGCGCGGCGTTATCCAAGCGGGAATTTTCCCGATGACCGTCGGGCTGGTCGCTGCCAGCGCGGCGCTGATCACTGAAGCCTCGGTGCATACCTGGCTGCTGGGGGCGATCACGGCCGTCGTGGCAGTGTTGGGCAGCGCGACGCGCATCCATCCCTTGTGGCTGTTGTTTGGCGGCGCGGTGGCCGGTTTGGTGGGTATCGGTTAG
- a CDS encoding DUF1345 domain-containing protein, whose product MTKPIPDSQIEDTAESAERLPFFHAHRRLVLCGLLFLAVGGAAYGLGSPSSRALLLGFDVAAIVFLVVTARAFGKANPSSMRVQAKQQDVGRMGVLWSSVALSGMVMIALWVELRGESGTGGVLDMLAAAATIVLAWLYMNMIFALHYAHGYYGNRTGMHKGLDFPGTQEPDYWDFAYFALVLGMTFQVSDVQIVNRRLRRTALMHSVIAFFFNVFIIAISVNVAAGKA is encoded by the coding sequence ATGACGAAGCCGATTCCGGATTCGCAGATCGAAGATACCGCCGAGTCCGCCGAAAGACTGCCTTTCTTTCATGCGCATCGCCGGCTGGTGTTGTGCGGATTGCTGTTTCTGGCGGTCGGCGGTGCCGCATACGGTTTGGGCAGCCCGTCCAGCCGGGCGTTATTGCTGGGTTTTGACGTCGCTGCAATTGTGTTCCTGGTGGTCACCGCGCGGGCATTCGGCAAAGCGAATCCGTCATCCATGCGCGTGCAGGCCAAGCAGCAGGATGTGGGGCGCATGGGGGTGCTGTGGAGCAGCGTGGCGTTATCCGGCATGGTGATGATTGCGCTATGGGTGGAGCTGCGCGGCGAGAGCGGCACGGGTGGCGTGCTGGATATGCTGGCGGCTGCCGCCACCATCGTGTTGGCCTGGCTTTACATGAACATGATCTTTGCGCTGCACTACGCGCACGGGTACTACGGGAACCGGACGGGCATGCACAAGGGCCTGGACTTCCCTGGCACCCAAGAGCCGGACTACTGGGATTTCGCCTATTTCGCGCTGGTGCTGGGTATGACGTTCCAGGTGTCAGACGTGCAGATCGTCAATCGGCGGCTGCGGCGCACGGCGCTGATGCACAGCGTCATCGCTTTTTTCTTCAATGTCTTCATCATCGCCATCAGCGTCAACGTGGCAGCGGGCAAGGCCTGA
- a CDS encoding response regulator transcription factor — protein MRILVVEDEPTLASQLADALRGAGYTVDVSGDGESARFLGDVEAFDAVVLDLGLPVMDGLTVLKKWRAAQRNMPVLILTARDNWHEKVAGIDAGADDYLTKPFHMEELLARMRALLRRNTAHASAQWRCGALMLDTRQAKATLAGQALTLTSHEFKVLSVLMQRAGEVVSRAELTEHIYAQDFDRDSNTIEVFVGRLRKKLPPDTIETVRGLGYRLAASA, from the coding sequence ATGCGGATACTGGTGGTCGAAGACGAACCCACGCTGGCCAGCCAGCTTGCCGATGCGCTGCGCGGCGCGGGTTATACCGTGGACGTGTCGGGCGATGGGGAGTCCGCGCGCTTTCTAGGCGATGTGGAAGCGTTCGATGCCGTGGTGCTGGATCTGGGTTTGCCCGTCATGGACGGACTGACGGTGTTGAAGAAATGGCGTGCCGCCCAGCGCAATATGCCCGTGCTGATTTTGACGGCACGCGACAATTGGCACGAGAAAGTGGCCGGCATTGATGCCGGCGCGGACGACTACCTGACCAAGCCGTTTCACATGGAAGAGCTGCTTGCACGCATGCGGGCGCTGTTGCGCCGCAATACGGCGCACGCCAGCGCGCAATGGCGCTGCGGCGCGCTCATGCTGGACACGCGTCAGGCCAAAGCCACGCTGGCCGGCCAGGCGTTGACGCTGACCAGCCACGAATTCAAGGTGCTGTCGGTGCTGATGCAGCGCGCAGGCGAAGTGGTGTCGCGGGCAGAGCTTACCGAACACATCTACGCGCAGGATTTCGATCGGGATTCCAATACCATCGAAGTATTTGTCGGCCGCTTGCGTAAGAAACTTCCGCCCGACACGATCGAGACCGTGCGCGGGCTGGGCTACCGGCTGGCGGCATCCGCATGA
- a CDS encoding chromate transporter, with the protein MNAAPSTLQAELRPPPTCGQLFYGFLMLGLTAFGGALPLARRMVVEKHKWLSGSEFTDLLGLCQFLPGGNIINLSVALGMKFRGPRGAFAALMGLILAPSAIVIMLGMVYDRFQSDPHIQHLFAGLAAAAAGLLISMAVKIGVPVIKRRDWLAGVVATLCFVAIAVLRIPLLPTMAVLTPLSILAVWRQRR; encoded by the coding sequence ATGAATGCAGCACCTTCTACCCTTCAGGCCGAACTCCGGCCGCCACCCACCTGTGGGCAGTTGTTCTACGGATTTCTGATGCTGGGCTTGACGGCGTTCGGTGGCGCTCTGCCGCTGGCGCGCCGCATGGTGGTCGAAAAGCACAAGTGGCTAAGCGGTTCGGAGTTCACTGACCTGCTTGGCCTGTGCCAGTTCCTGCCCGGCGGCAACATCATCAATTTGTCGGTGGCGCTGGGCATGAAATTCCGTGGCCCGCGAGGCGCGTTCGCCGCGCTGATGGGCCTGATTCTGGCGCCGTCCGCCATCGTCATCATGCTGGGCATGGTGTATGACCGGTTTCAGAGTGATCCGCATATCCAACACTTGTTCGCGGGCTTGGCTGCTGCGGCGGCGGGGCTGTTGATCTCGATGGCCGTGAAGATTGGCGTGCCAGTCATCAAGCGCCGCGACTGGCTGGCGGGTGTGGTGGCGACGCTCTGTTTTGTTGCAATTGCCGTGCTGCGCATTCCGCTGTTGCCGACCATGGCTGTGCTCACCCCCTTGAGCATCCTGGCCGTCTGGAGGCAGCGTCGATGA
- a CDS encoding universal stress protein translates to MLNILVPVDGSDNSNRAVLYARQLAQGAASARIHLLNVQTPTQGRAGISRLITQDMIDEFYTREGQEAMDEARKLLDVTGADYVSHIEFGHAATEIAGYARDQGCARIVMGTRGNGTLASILIGSVANQVVQLADVPVTLVK, encoded by the coding sequence ATGCTGAACATCCTGGTTCCTGTCGACGGTTCCGACAATTCCAACCGTGCCGTGCTGTACGCCCGCCAACTGGCGCAAGGCGCTGCATCCGCACGCATTCACCTGCTAAACGTGCAGACGCCTACACAAGGACGCGCCGGTATTTCGCGCTTGATCACGCAAGACATGATCGACGAGTTCTACACCCGCGAAGGCCAAGAGGCCATGGACGAGGCGCGCAAGCTGCTGGACGTGACGGGCGCCGACTACGTCAGCCACATCGAGTTTGGCCATGCCGCCACCGAGATCGCAGGCTACGCGCGCGACCAAGGCTGCGCCCGCATTGTGATGGGCACACGCGGCAACGGTACGCTGGCGAGTATTTTGATCGGTTCTGTTGCCAATCAGGTCGTCCAGCTTGCCGACGTGCCGGTCACACTGGTGAAGTAG